Within Bifidobacterium dentium JCM 1195 = DSM 20436, the genomic segment TGCTCGGCGCCTCCATCATCATCGCGCTGGTGAACCTGCTGATCTCCCTCGGCGTGATCCCGAACGATGAAGCATCCGCAGGCTGGGTGTTCGTCAAGGCCATCTGGAAGGGCGTGTTCTACTTCCTGCCGATCATGGTCGCCTACAACGCCTCCAAAAAGCTCAAGGTCGACCCGTGGCTGGGCGGCTCCATCATGGCGATGCTCATGACCCCGCAGTTCATAAGCCTGATGAACACCAAGACCTTCGGCTCCACCGTGTGCGTGGAGAATTCGGCTCTCGGCACCACCTCCTGCACCGCCAACATCTTCGGCCTGCCGATGCAGCTGAGTGACTACAGTGGCAACGTATTTGTGCCGTTGCTCATGGCCGCGGTGCTCGCCCTCGTGTACCACGGACTGAAGAGGATCATTCCGGACAGCGTACAGCTCGTGTTCGTGCCGTTCTTCTCCATGATCATCGTGGGTGCGCTCACCGCATTCATCATCGGTCCGATCGGCGTATGGGCCGGCAACGCCCTCGGCATCGGCCTGGCATGGCTCAACAACTACGCTCTGTTCGTCTTCGCCGTCCTGATTCCGCTGCTGTATCCGTTCCTGGTGCCGCTCGGCCTGCACTGGCCGCTCAACGCCCTGATGCTCATGAACATTCAGACCCTCCGCTACGACTTCATCCAAGGCCCGATGGGCGTGTGGAACTTCGCCTGCTTCGGCGCCACCGCCGGCGTGCTGTTCCTGTCCATCCGCGACAAGGACAAGGACATGCGCGCAACTTCGCTGGGCGCTCTGGCGGCCGGCCTGCTCGGCGGCGTTTCCGAACCGTCCCTGTATGGCATCCATCTGCGTTACAAGCTGGTCTACAAGCGTATGCTGATCGGCTGCGGTCTCGGCGGCATCGTCATCGCCGTGCTCAGCTGGTTCTTCCCGTCCGTCACCGCCTCCGGCCAGGTCGTGCATGGCGTGACCACCACCGCGTTCGCCTTCACTTCCCTGCTGACCATCCCGGTCTTCAACCAGATGTGGGTGTATGCGGTTTCCATCGCCGTGGCCTTCCTGACCTCCTTCATCCTGATCATCACCCTTAATTACCGCACCCCGGAGCAGAAGGCCGAAGTGCTGGCCCGAGCCGCCGCGGAATCCAAGGTCGAGTCCGCTCCGGCCGCAGCCGCGCCGAAGGGCACCCCGGCAGCCATCAAGGTGGCCGAGGCGACCGCCGACGCCGAAGCGGGTTCCGACGAAGCCGCCGCGGCGATCGCACAGGCTTCCGCCGACACGGTCAACGCGCCGATCGCAGGCCACGTCATCACGCTGGACGATACCGGCGATCCGGTGTTCGCCTCCCGCGCGCTCGGTGAAGGCGTCGGCATCGAGCCGACCGCCAGCACCGTGGTGGCCCCGGTCTCCGGCGTGCTGCAGACCGTTGCGGAAACCGGTCACGCCTTTGGCATCAAGACCGATGACGGCATCGAGGTGCTCGTGCACGTCGGCATCGATACCGTGAAGATGAACGGCGAAGGCTTTGCCGTGGCCGTCAAGGCGAACCAGCATGTGCATGCCGGCGACCTGCTCGTCACCGTTGATTTTGATAAGGTTAAGGAAGCTGGGTACAGCACCACCACGCTGATGACGGTGCTCAACACCGTTGCATTCGCCTCCGTTACGCCGAAGACGGGCATCGACGTCGAAGCCGGCGATGCGGTGATCGACATCCAGCGCTGACCTTGCAGTCACTGTAGGAAAGGGTCGATGTGGACGTTCTTCGTGTATTCAACAACAATGTCGTGCTGGCCAAGGATGGCGACCGTGAGGTGATTCTCACCGGTCGTGGCATAGGCTTCCAAGCCAAACCGGGCCAACATGTCGACGATGCGAAGATCGTCCGCCGATTCGTTCCTGCGGACGGCCGGGATCCCGACCATATGGCCGAACTGTTGGCCGGGATCCCGCCGGAGATCATTCGACTGGTTACCGATGCCATGTCCCGTACCGGGCTTGCCGAGCAGATCGAGGCGCAGCCCACACTGGTCATGGCACTGGCCGACCATATCTGCGGCGCGATCCAGCGGTCGCAGAAAGGGCAGACCATCGAATACCCGCTCGAGGCGGAAGTGCGTTCGCTGTATGCGGGCGAATACGCCAAAGGTGAGGCGCTGGTCAACGCCATGAACGATTATCTGGGTGGGGCGTTGCCAGAAGGCGAGGCCGTGGCGCTTGCCCTGCATCTGGTCAATGCCGGCTTCTCCACCGGAGATCTGTCGAACACCTACACCATGACCGGCGTGATTCAGCAGATGCTGTCGGTCATCGAAAACACCTACGACGTGACGCTCGACCAGCACAGCGTCAATGTGGGGCGCTTCATCACACATCTGCGGTATCTGTTCGTCCGTATCTACCAGCATCAGCAGCTCAGCGACGAGCCGCAGCCAATCGTCGATACCATCATGGCATCATATCCGCAGGCGACCGCCTGTGCGAGGCAACTCGCCATCGTGGTAGGCATGCGGTTGAACGCGACGCTGACGGAAGCGGAAATCGCCTATCTGGCGCTTCACATTTCCCGCGTCACAGCCGATGCGGCCAAGGAATCGTCATCCGAGGAGACGACTTCCGGCACGCGTACGCATAGCGCCTGACGTTCCACGCTGAACCGGATATGCTTCGTCTCAGGAAGCATATCGCCGTCGACCTGCGCCAAAACGGGCTTTTCCAATGTGATTTCGGCGCTTACGCCCTGAATCTGGTCCACCGTGGAATTCGTGGACAGCGGACTCTGCTGTGCCTTGCCGGTGATCGTCTGGTGCAGTACGTCGCCGAACAGGTTGGCCCAGCCCAGAATGCCGCCGGAGGTGTCGATGATCTCGTAATCGAGGATGCCATCGTCGTAGACGGCGTCCGGCATCAGCGAGAACATGGGAATCTGGCCGCAATTGCCCGCCATGAACGTGCGGAAGGACAGGCCGCGCGTGGTATGCGTGCTGCCGTCCTCGCTGGTGATGGTCACGTCGCCATGGTATTTCGGCGCGAACAGGTTCTTGACACCCGACACGAAATACGCCAGCCAGCTGATGTTCTTCTTGAGTTCAGGATCGGTGTCGTCGATCATCAGGGCATCGAAGCCGATGCCCGCGATGATCAGGAACGCGTGGCCATGATCGGTGGTTTCGTCATCGAGCAGGGTGAGACGGCCGACGTCCACTTGGCGGGAGCCATGCGAGGTGGCCACGGTCAGGGCGGCGTCGATGTCATCCACGGGAATGCCCATATTGCGCGCGAACAGGTTGCCGGTACCGATCGGCACGATGCCCAATGCATGGCCGGTACCCGACAATGCACTCGCCACCGTACGCACCGTACCGTCGCCTCCGACGGCCACTACCACGTCGGCACCGCGATTCAAGGCCTCGAGTGCGCAGACACGGCCGTCCTTGTCGAGCTGCGTGTCGATGAAGTCCACCTGCGTAAGGCCTTTCGCCTCGCAGAATTCCCTGATATGCCGCTTGCGCTGGTCGGCCTGCGGCTTCGAAGGGTTGATGACGAATACGTAATGCACTTGGTCGTCGCTGCGCTGGTCAAGCTGACGCGCCAACTTGTGATGTCTGTACGCGCGCACGCCGAAGAAGGCGGCGCCGCACACTGCGGCCACGCCGATGACGATGAGCAACGAGATGATAACGGGCATAGGCATGTCTCCCATTGTCACCGAAAATAGGTCGAAAATGTGAATTCGACGCGACAAAATCGACGAAAACTGCACGTTGCACGCAAAAACGGATGGTACATGTTCACTGTCGGCTTGCGGCACTAGTCTTAAAGGCATGCTTGATATCCAATTCATTCGTGAACATGCTGACGTTGTCAAGGAATCCCAGCGTAAGCGTGGCGAATCGGTCGAACTTGTCGACGAGGTGCTACGCTCCGACGAGGTTCGCCGCTCCTCTCTGAAGGAATTCGAAGCTGCCCGCGCGCAGCAGAAGGAGATCGGCAAGAAGGTCGCCGCGGCCCCGGCCGACGAGAAGGCCAAGCTGATCGCCGAAACCAAGGAACTGTCCCAGAAGGTCTCCGAGTACAAGGCCGCCGCCGATGCCGCAGCCGAAGAGTATACGACCGCCATGTGGAAGCTGTCCAACATCGTCGAGCCGGAGGCTCCGGAAGGCGGCGAGGACGACTACGTGGTCGTCAAGAAGGTCGGCCAGATCCGCGATTTCGCGGCGGAAGGCTTCGAACCGAAGGATCATCTGACCCTCGGCCGTGGCGTTGCCGGCATCGATATGGAGCGCGGCGTGAAGGTCGGTGGCTCCCGTTTCTACTTCCTGCGCGGCCAGGTGGCACGCATGCAGATCGCCATGCTGACCATGGCCGTCGACCAGGCCGAGGAGCACGGTTTCACCTTGGCCATCACCCCGACGCTGGTGCGCCCGGAAGTGATGCGCGGCACCGGCTTCCTCAACTCTCATGCGGACGAGATCTACCGTCTGCGCGAGCCCGACGAGCAGTATCTGGTCGGTACCTCCGAGGTGGCGCTCGCCGGCATGCATG encodes:
- a CDS encoding glucose PTS transporter subunit IIA; this encodes MADSLASQIIAAIGGPENIRSLTHCATRLRFELVDAGKVDQNALEHMKGVLGAVPQSGDRFQVVIGGAVATVYEDIMHLPEMANAGGAVASGNAAGDGGKPMSNAEVKAAARSKARGKVAWLDSFFEYLSDSFRPILGVLLGASIIIALVNLLISLGVIPNDEASAGWVFVKAIWKGVFYFLPIMVAYNASKKLKVDPWLGGSIMAMLMTPQFISLMNTKTFGSTVCVENSALGTTSCTANIFGLPMQLSDYSGNVFVPLLMAAVLALVYHGLKRIIPDSVQLVFVPFFSMIIVGALTAFIIGPIGVWAGNALGIGLAWLNNYALFVFAVLIPLLYPFLVPLGLHWPLNALMLMNIQTLRYDFIQGPMGVWNFACFGATAGVLFLSIRDKDKDMRATSLGALAAGLLGGVSEPSLYGIHLRYKLVYKRMLIGCGLGGIVIAVLSWFFPSVTASGQVVHGVTTTAFAFTSLLTIPVFNQMWVYAVSIAVAFLTSFILIITLNYRTPEQKAEVLARAAAESKVESAPAAAAPKGTPAAIKVAEATADAEAGSDEAAAAIAQASADTVNAPIAGHVITLDDTGDPVFASRALGEGVGIEPTASTVVAPVSGVLQTVAETGHAFGIKTDDGIEVLVHVGIDTVKMNGEGFAVAVKANQHVHAGDLLVTVDFDKVKEAGYSTTTLMTVLNTVAFASVTPKTGIDVEAGDAVIDIQR
- a CDS encoding PRD domain-containing protein produces the protein MDVLRVFNNNVVLAKDGDREVILTGRGIGFQAKPGQHVDDAKIVRRFVPADGRDPDHMAELLAGIPPEIIRLVTDAMSRTGLAEQIEAQPTLVMALADHICGAIQRSQKGQTIEYPLEAEVRSLYAGEYAKGEALVNAMNDYLGGALPEGEAVALALHLVNAGFSTGDLSNTYTMTGVIQQMLSVIENTYDVTLDQHSVNVGRFITHLRYLFVRIYQHQQLSDEPQPIVDTIMASYPQATACARQLAIVVGMRLNATLTEAEIAYLALHISRVTADAAKESSSEETTSGTRTHSA
- a CDS encoding diacylglycerol/lipid kinase family protein; translation: MPMPVIISLLIVIGVAAVCGAAFFGVRAYRHHKLARQLDQRSDDQVHYVFVINPSKPQADQRKRHIREFCEAKGLTQVDFIDTQLDKDGRVCALEALNRGADVVVAVGGDGTVRTVASALSGTGHALGIVPIGTGNLFARNMGIPVDDIDAALTVATSHGSRQVDVGRLTLLDDETTDHGHAFLIIAGIGFDALMIDDTDPELKKNISWLAYFVSGVKNLFAPKYHGDVTITSEDGSTHTTRGLSFRTFMAGNCGQIPMFSLMPDAVYDDGILDYEIIDTSGGILGWANLFGDVLHQTITGKAQQSPLSTNSTVDQIQGVSAEITLEKPVLAQVDGDMLPETKHIRFSVERQALCVRVPEVVSSDDDSLAASAVTREM
- the serS gene encoding serine--tRNA ligase yields the protein MLDIQFIREHADVVKESQRKRGESVELVDEVLRSDEVRRSSLKEFEAARAQQKEIGKKVAAAPADEKAKLIAETKELSQKVSEYKAAADAAAEEYTTAMWKLSNIVEPEAPEGGEDDYVVVKKVGQIRDFAAEGFEPKDHLTLGRGVAGIDMERGVKVGGSRFYFLRGQVARMQIAMLTMAVDQAEEHGFTLAITPTLVRPEVMRGTGFLNSHADEIYRLREPDEQYLVGTSEVALAGMHENEILDLSDGPLRYCGWSSCYRREAGAAGKDTSGIIRVHQFDKVEMFVYTKQEDSYKEHEHLLAMEQEMLGKVEVPYRIIDTAAGDLGSSAARKFDCEAWVPTQGRYRELTSTSNCTEYQARRLNIRERMEDGNTRAVSTLNGTLATTRWLVAILENHQQKDGSIVIPQAMRAYMGGKEVIEPTKWEA